The proteins below come from a single Aerosakkonema funiforme FACHB-1375 genomic window:
- the smc gene encoding chromosome segregation protein SMC: MVHIKRLELTHFKSFGGTVQIPVLPGFTVVTGPNGSGKSNILDALLFCLGLASSRGMRAERLPDLVNQNQMQRGAAEAIVTVTFDLSDEAGLGEDITEDGNSTPDASPFDGDGNEANGNETVAQNGASVPLAETQEQQENPKSKIPNPKSKEWSVTRRLRVTKQGSYTSTYYINGQTCTVGELHEQLERLRIYPEGYNVVLQGDVTSIISMNSRERREIIDELAGVAAFDRKISQAKETLETVREKEDSCRIVEKELVAQRDRLSQDRIKAEKYQKLRGELQEKEKWEIVLAWRSLQQQEWHLRESIEAGDRNFHQLNEQLNNLNLQIERTTAQLEDLNARVKALGEEELLSLQSVLATQQAEQRQLERQVKELKTSAQETERRLQETHREIEQHQQSLEQLTQSQETVRGQLYYLAAAREETQQALNQNRENASAIASASEAWVQQQTALSRQIETILQAIEPQRTEQAQLRERYTNLCRQIDEQSQILLSSEPQLTTKQSLAADWEIQLSESSHTVQSLAQSLTAAEQELQLQQETQKRLLQEQRDKQRQLDKLEAQAQAQQEAQGTYAIQVIQQSGLPGVCGLVAQLGRVEPRFQLALETAAGARLGNLVVEDDGVAAAGIELIKQKRAGRVTFLPLNKIQPPPFHQATALRYANGFIDYCVNLIEYDNRYRNVFAYVFGGTVVFETIDAARVYLGQYRIVTLDGELLETSGAMTGGSISQKSTLHFGVGDPSESAEATALKNRLHEIEIVLERCGEAIHSLSVKTKQLSHQLTEARQQRREQELHFEQLQKEIKNLNAQMEQARSLLSKNNQELANAQTRLESLDRELPTQEIRLAELRQSLAELEQSQTHSEWQQIQATIKIQEAELREREQNFRNAEQRLKDLENQQQRLQEKIQDCHRRVEEYHNLQGNANAQQSTVSTQLAAINEQIAQTQASMTEAEKKLGEEKKERDRTENHLRELRQSQQQVEWELQKLQETQTTRREELVAVQAQRETRQAELPDPMPTVPEKVDLEELQKEMRTIQKRLQAMEPVNMLALEEYDRTQNRLDELTQKLATLEQERTEILLRIENFTTLRFRAFKEAFDAVNENFQAIFTEFSEGDGSLTLDNSEDPFSGGLNLVAHPKGKPVQRLASMSGGEKSMTALSFIFALQRYRPSPFYAFDEVDMFLDGANVERLARMIKQQASQAQFIVVSHKGPMVKSAERVIGVTQARGAYTQVLGIKLQS; encoded by the coding sequence ATGGTTCATATCAAGCGCCTGGAACTGACTCACTTCAAATCTTTCGGCGGTACTGTCCAGATTCCCGTGCTGCCAGGGTTTACAGTAGTTACTGGGCCAAATGGATCGGGAAAATCGAATATTTTGGATGCGCTGCTGTTTTGTCTGGGACTCGCCAGTTCCAGGGGTATGCGTGCGGAACGCCTCCCGGATTTGGTTAACCAAAACCAAATGCAGCGCGGTGCTGCGGAAGCTATTGTTACGGTGACGTTCGATTTGAGCGATGAAGCGGGATTGGGAGAGGATATTACGGAAGATGGAAATTCTACCCCCGACGCCTCCCCGTTCGACGGGGATGGGAATGAAGCGAATGGAAATGAAACAGTAGCACAAAATGGCGCATCTGTTCCGCTTGCGGAAACACAAGAACAGCAAGAAAATCCCAAATCCAAAATCCCAAATCCCAAATCGAAGGAATGGAGTGTTACCCGTAGGTTGCGCGTTACCAAGCAAGGCAGTTACACTTCGACTTATTACATTAACGGTCAAACTTGTACTGTTGGGGAACTGCACGAACAATTAGAACGCTTGCGGATTTATCCAGAAGGCTACAATGTCGTGTTGCAAGGGGATGTGACCAGCATTATTTCGATGAATTCGCGGGAACGTCGCGAGATTATTGATGAGTTGGCTGGGGTGGCGGCTTTCGATCGCAAAATTTCCCAGGCGAAGGAAACTCTGGAGACGGTGCGGGAAAAGGAAGATAGCTGTCGGATTGTGGAAAAGGAATTAGTTGCACAGCGCGATCGTCTTTCTCAAGATCGTATTAAAGCAGAAAAATACCAAAAACTTCGCGGCGAACTTCAGGAAAAAGAAAAGTGGGAAATTGTCTTGGCTTGGCGTTCTCTGCAACAACAGGAATGGCATCTCCGGGAATCCATCGAAGCAGGCGATCGCAATTTTCATCAACTTAACGAACAACTAAATAATCTGAACTTACAAATTGAGCGAACTACAGCGCAACTGGAAGATTTGAACGCTCGCGTTAAAGCTTTGGGAGAAGAGGAATTACTATCTTTGCAATCTGTTCTCGCTACTCAACAAGCGGAACAGCGTCAGCTAGAACGTCAAGTAAAGGAACTGAAAACATCTGCCCAAGAAACGGAAAGGCGATTGCAGGAAACTCATCGCGAAATCGAACAACATCAACAAAGTTTAGAGCAATTAACTCAGTCACAAGAAACTGTGCGAGGACAACTATATTATTTAGCTGCTGCACGGGAGGAAACGCAACAAGCATTAAACCAAAATCGGGAAAATGCGAGTGCGATCGCATCTGCGTCGGAAGCTTGGGTACAGCAACAAACTGCCCTCAGTCGCCAAATCGAAACCATCCTGCAAGCGATCGAACCGCAGCGCACGGAACAAGCGCAACTGCGAGAGCGCTACACTAATTTATGTCGGCAGATAGACGAACAAAGTCAAATATTGCTATCCAGCGAACCGCAACTGACTACCAAACAATCTCTAGCTGCTGATTGGGAAATTCAACTATCAGAATCTTCCCACACAGTTCAATCGTTAGCGCAATCTCTCACAGCAGCAGAACAAGAACTGCAACTTCAGCAAGAAACTCAAAAACGTCTCTTGCAAGAACAACGAGATAAACAACGACAATTAGATAAATTGGAAGCACAAGCGCAAGCTCAACAAGAAGCGCAAGGAACTTACGCGATTCAAGTTATTCAACAATCTGGATTGCCGGGAGTTTGCGGATTGGTTGCCCAATTGGGTAGAGTCGAACCGCGCTTTCAATTAGCACTGGAAACGGCTGCGGGTGCGCGTTTGGGAAATTTAGTAGTAGAAGATGATGGCGTTGCTGCGGCGGGAATTGAACTGATCAAACAAAAACGCGCAGGTCGAGTTACCTTCTTACCATTGAACAAAATTCAACCGCCACCATTCCATCAAGCAACTGCTTTGCGATATGCGAATGGATTTATCGATTATTGCGTTAATCTGATCGAATACGACAATCGCTATCGAAATGTTTTCGCTTATGTTTTTGGCGGAACGGTTGTTTTTGAAACGATCGATGCAGCTCGCGTTTATTTGGGACAATATCGCATTGTCACGTTAGATGGGGAATTGTTGGAAACTAGCGGTGCGATGACTGGCGGGAGTATCAGTCAAAAATCGACTTTGCATTTCGGTGTAGGCGATCCTTCTGAGTCGGCGGAAGCAACGGCATTGAAAAATCGGTTACACGAAATTGAAATAGTTTTAGAACGCTGCGGTGAGGCGATTCATTCTCTGTCCGTGAAGACAAAACAATTATCTCACCAATTAACGGAAGCACGCCAACAACGGCGGGAACAAGAACTGCATTTTGAACAATTGCAGAAAGAAATCAAGAATTTAAACGCGCAGATGGAACAGGCGCGATCGCTCCTTTCTAAAAATAACCAAGAACTAGCCAACGCGCAAACTCGTCTGGAATCTTTGGATCGGGAATTACCGACACAAGAAATACGATTGGCAGAACTCAGACAAAGTTTGGCAGAATTGGAACAATCGCAAACTCATAGCGAGTGGCAACAAATCCAAGCGACGATCAAAATACAGGAAGCGGAATTGCGAGAAAGGGAACAAAATTTTCGCAATGCCGAACAACGGTTAAAAGATTTGGAAAATCAACAGCAGCGCTTGCAAGAAAAAATTCAAGATTGTCATCGGCGCGTGGAAGAATATCACAATCTGCAAGGAAATGCGAACGCGCAACAATCAACAGTTAGCACGCAATTAGCAGCGATAAACGAACAGATAGCACAAACTCAGGCGTCGATGACTGAGGCAGAGAAAAAGTTGGGAGAAGAGAAAAAAGAACGCGATCGCACAGAAAATCACCTGCGCGAGTTACGTCAATCTCAACAACAAGTAGAATGGGAATTGCAGAAACTCCAAGAAACCCAAACAACTCGCCGGGAAGAACTGGTAGCGGTGCAAGCGCAACGGGAAACCAGACAGGCAGAATTACCCGACCCCATGCCCACAGTACCGGAAAAAGTGGATCTCGAAGAACTGCAAAAAGAGATGCGTACTATTCAAAAACGGCTCCAAGCAATGGAACCCGTCAATATGCTAGCTCTGGAAGAGTACGATCGCACCCAAAACCGCCTGGATGAACTAACTCAAAAACTAGCTACCCTGGAACAAGAACGCACCGAAATCCTATTGCGGATCGAAAACTTCACCACCTTACGTTTCCGCGCCTTTAAAGAAGCCTTCGACGCCGTTAACGAAAACTTCCAAGCTATTTTTACGGAATTTTCCGAAGGGGACGGCAGTTTAACCCTGGATAATTCCGAAGACCCATTTTCCGGCGGTTTAAACCTCGTCGCACACCCCAAAGGCAAACCCGTACAGCGCCTCGCCTCCATGTCTGGCGGCGAAAAATCCATGACAGCACTGAGCTTTATCTTTGCCTTGCAGCGCTACCGTCCCTCACCCTTCTACGCTTTTGATGAAGTCGATATGTTTTTGGATGGAGCAAATGTCGAGCGATTGGCTAGAATGATCAAACAACAGGCAAGCCAAGCACAGTTTATTGTAGTCAGTCACAAAGGCCCTATGGTTAAATCGGCTGAGCGCGTCATCGGTGTTACCCAAGCTAGGGGAGCTTACACCCAAGTTTTAGGCATAAAATTGCAGTCCTGA
- a CDS encoding PRC-barrel domain-containing protein codes for MTSEQIRQRSDILGMQVITLDKAKRLGVVSQLWVDIDQREVVAVGLRDSIISIGSVPRFMLLSRITQIGDVIQVDDDTVLEDDVDVEAYNTLINCEVITETGEMLGRVRSFKFEPETGKLTSLIIASLGVPQIPDRIGGFETISTYELPIDEIVSSGPNRLIVFEGAEDRLVQLTVGVMERLGIGRAPWEREEDEEYYRPTTIGADKQLGPGVPLQKAEPIRRAKPVAQETWDEDEWEEPAPRQPVRQAQPLRKAAPPPEPAYYDEEDIEEEENWSEASQTPNNYARKAYATPEPPPRYDNKKYQDKYEDEEEEEDVWADDEAPKPYKAPKVNIPEKTKTPEYEEEDRY; via the coding sequence ATGACATCTGAACAAATCCGCCAACGCTCAGACATATTAGGAATGCAGGTAATCACCCTCGATAAGGCGAAGCGCCTTGGGGTGGTGAGCCAACTGTGGGTAGATATCGACCAGCGGGAGGTTGTGGCAGTAGGTCTGCGAGATAGCATCATCTCTATTGGCAGCGTACCGCGATTTATGCTCCTCAGTCGCATCACTCAAATCGGCGACGTTATCCAAGTTGATGATGATACCGTTCTGGAAGACGACGTAGACGTAGAAGCTTACAACACCCTGATCAATTGCGAAGTGATCACAGAAACCGGCGAAATGCTGGGGAGGGTGCGGAGTTTCAAGTTTGAGCCGGAAACTGGCAAACTAACATCTTTGATTATCGCGTCTTTGGGTGTTCCGCAAATACCCGATCGCATCGGCGGTTTTGAGACTATCAGCACCTACGAACTACCCATTGACGAAATTGTCAGCAGTGGCCCGAATCGTCTGATCGTATTTGAAGGAGCCGAAGACCGACTCGTGCAGCTGACCGTCGGTGTAATGGAGCGCTTGGGTATTGGTAGAGCGCCTTGGGAACGAGAAGAAGACGAAGAATACTACAGACCTACCACGATCGGAGCCGATAAGCAACTCGGCCCAGGCGTTCCCCTCCAAAAAGCCGAACCCATCCGCAGAGCCAAACCGGTAGCCCAAGAAACCTGGGACGAAGACGAGTGGGAAGAACCCGCACCCCGACAGCCGGTGCGTCAAGCACAACCCCTGCGTAAAGCCGCGCCCCCACCAGAACCCGCTTACTACGATGAAGAAGATATAGAAGAAGAAGAAAACTGGAGCGAAGCATCGCAAACGCCCAACAACTACGCCAGAAAAGCGTATGCGACACCCGAACCTCCACCGCGTTATGACAACAAAAAATATCAGGATAAATACGAAGACGAGGAAGAGGAGGAAGATGTTTGGGCTGACGACGAAGCACCCAAGCCCTACAAAGCTCCCAAGGTAAATATACCGGAAAAAACTAAGACTCCAGAATACGAAGAAGAAGATCGGTACTAA